Proteins from one Pelorhabdus rhamnosifermentans genomic window:
- a CDS encoding RNA polymerase sigma factor, with protein sequence MSSWNKSDDEKAEAWLAVVEAFATYDKDKGVRLPGYVESRVKYAVWNKIKKEQRYANNENIESCFESRPDYEDVAEVVELKLLRERLCKVLSELTIKQRQAIVKTIVLGYSLTEYAHELGITPQAVFNLRKCGLTRLKKILA encoded by the coding sequence GTGAGTTCTTGGAATAAATCAGACGATGAAAAAGCTGAAGCATGGCTGGCAGTTGTTGAAGCGTTTGCAACATATGACAAAGACAAAGGGGTGCGATTGCCGGGATACGTTGAAAGTCGTGTTAAATACGCCGTATGGAATAAGATTAAAAAGGAACAGCGATATGCTAATAATGAAAACATTGAAAGCTGTTTTGAATCACGACCAGATTATGAAGATGTAGCCGAAGTAGTAGAGTTAAAGCTATTACGGGAAAGACTTTGTAAGGTGTTGAGCGAACTGACAATTAAACAGCGGCAAGCGATAGTAAAAACAATAGTTTTAGGATACAGCCTGACGGAATATGCCCATGAATTGGGGATTACACCGCAGGCTGTATTTAATTTGCGAAAATGTGGTTTAACCCGTTTAAAAAAGATACTGGCATGA